The Alnus glutinosa chromosome 1, dhAlnGlut1.1, whole genome shotgun sequence region ttatttctttacaaaaagtTGCTGAATGGGTGTATTCCTttaatgctttttcttttttagtagaAAACAAAAGGCTTGGGCAAAAAGCGTTCCTAAACAAAGCCATCTTGTAATTGGTTAAGTAATTGAATCCtacatttgataatataattACAATGTTAATTGAAAGAGAAAGATGCAATGTTTTCAAGCCAACTTTGTTTTCATAGAAAGAGAAAGACGCAATGTTAATTGACTAACCCATTTTTGAGTAAAGGCTTTAATGGTGATGAGGCaattgtgtgtgttgttggCTCCTGTCGTTGCACAAGGAAACCTCTGTCTTTGTTCCACTCATGGTTGAGTAAAAAAAGCTCTAATGGTGAGTATTACACATGGTGGTGACATTTGACACTTGGATTCTTAAGAAAAGGCTTCCATTCAAGGGGAAGACTAATCAAAATGTTGTTTGATGTTGTATGGTAGAATGCTCATATGTGCAGGCAGAGATGTGTTGGAATATTTACTTGTGAATGTATGGTTCGCCAAATGATCGAGTTTCATATTGGGACAAGAATGAATGGgtgatataatattatttgttcCAAAGCCATTGGCTCAAGCTTTGGGTTAAAAGGTGTTGTCGCAAAGTGTTGTATCAGGTCCTCACAAACAAGCTCCTCAAGGTGCTAATTAATAGTTCAAGTCTCTCAAACTCAAAACCTAACATCGATTGCCCCATTAGGTCTGCTAATATATAATGAAATAACAATTatgtggaatattttgttttctcgcacatttcatgattgggaggtggaagcgattagtagattttttgagatgttgtacACTCTTAAAGTTAGAAGTGAGGGAGATGGTAAAATTCCAGCGTGAAAGAAATCATTTGAGGtaaagtcttactataaggttttatctagtcctattcgtcttcatttccgtggaaaagtatttggaaagttaaggtcccctagagagtggctttctttgtgtggacgacaactttagggaaaatcttaactttggataatttacgaaagataaacattattgtgatggagtgatgCTTTATGTGTAAGATTTCTGGAGAGTCCATTGACCACTTGTTTTTGCATTGTATGGTGGCTACAGAATTGTGGAAGACGATTCTGTaaatgtttggggtggagtgggtaatgccacggtcggtgaaagatatgttgggaagttggagggggcaaaagggtAATCAGACATTGATAtcgatttggcgcatggctccattgtgtttgatgtggcgtgtatggagggaacgaaatgcacgttgttttgaagattgtgagactgatttGATGCATTTGAAAAGAATGATGCTACAaacgttgtttatgtggagaaagaaatttcagtttatgcatgagtgttcttattttgaatttatagatagatgctctcttttttctttgaattaggggcttCATGTATCCGTCTTGTGTACTATgagttgcgcccctttgcgtcttttgaatatactttacttatcaaaataaaaataaaaaatctattcGCCCCATGACAGTTTTATCTAGGGGTGGgcatggggcggggtggggcgggtttcggcattttttggccccgccccgcacctttgtgggttggaaatttccaacccgcaaaccacACTTTATAAAGAGTAACCGTGCGGTGCGGTTCACTGCGGGGTggggattgcggggcggggcgggtattttgagtggcatttacgtaattttgattttattttgtaaaaaataaaaaattcaaaaaaaatactagttttttaaataaaaaattaaattcatatttccattcaagaacattttccatggattagccttttaaactaaaagccctattaattataagataaaattctaagaaacatgatttttattttctcccatcaacaaagcataatgaaaaatgacaagaataaaaagctataatatttcactattccatgtcatcaattttcttgtcttttccagaAGTAATGAAacgattatttcaaataacaatacaataaaaatgtgtacactttaacatcccataaaattgaaccataaaaattgtatttctcacacAATGAAATGAGTCCACTAGTTAATAAATAACTAAACATGAAAAAATATAACAGTCCATTGGTTagtaaacatgcaaaaatataaaagtgaaccaaaacaattaaaacaaaaggaatgaGTGAATGAATAGACGattaggttttctttctttcccctttttttttttttttttttttttctccttctttgtgcggggcagggcggggcggggtggggacccgcgttttttaaaagtctaaacccgcaacccgccccgccccgcataaatttctcaaattaggattctaacccgcaaaaaattttgaaaatccggtattctgcggggcggggtggggcgggtgctgcgggttttgcacacccctagtttTATCTACCTTGCAAAAGGCTATACTTGCcataatagtaattttgagTTTTATCTGGACAGAAGCTTTAAATCTTCATTTGtatagttttcatgattttctcgACTTGTTCTCCATTTCTAGCTAGATATTTCTCatgtatactccttgtgtacttGAGTTGCACCTTTTACACTTTTAAGGATATTTCATTAtttacttatatgtatattcatcTTGTGGGGTTTATACCAAAGTTTTTTATTACAAGTCTTACATGCTTTTGGAAGTCATTATGCATGAGAGATGTAGGGTTTAATAGGATTGAAGCAGTTCTAGTTTGAGTCATTAGCATTAGAATTGTTTTTATGTGAGTGGTAAAACTGTAAATTTCAGGAAGTCCTGCCCAGAATTTTATGTGGTCTATTTAGGGTTATCTTCTCAACTAGGCTTGGTCTAGGGTTTTCTAGTAGTTTCCATGAATCAGCAGGTATGTCTTCGTGTTTCATGTTTGCCAATTGGGTGTTTCTTAAGTGGGTTTCAAAATTGGAGCGTAGTAGTCCCATTAGAATATGGAAAAGTTAATTATGTCTCATACGACGTCAAATTAGAGTGTTCAGTTGGAGAAATAGTTGCCTGCTGtctacctctttctctctccccctctcccgGCCCCAATCTTGTTTTGAGACAATTTGACTCCGAACTGGCCCTTAGACGTCAAATTGAGTCAATTTCTGTTTTGCTGTCTAAGAATTGCTTCTCATTAAACCTTTAAAACAGTCTCGACAACCCTATTCTACCAATTGTGCATCACCTTAAACAATGAAGTTCCATTCCACCTACGCAAGACACCCCAATGACTTTGAGTTTACTAGGCTCTCTCGCATCATTGGGGCTATTCTGTTTTCAGCCCTAGAACCAAAAATTTTGCAGCTATTTTTTAATGGTTAAATCTTCTTTTATCTGGTCTAATGTAACAGATATATTAGTTAATGGGCCGCCTTAGTAGTTTAATGGGCCTTGGGCCTTATTAGTTAGTGGCCTTTAGGTGGGTCTATATAAACAATACCAGTTAAGTGTTTTAATATATCTGTTACATCTAATGACCCAATCACGATGAATTGTTACATTCTCTGATCTTTACCAGCAAGTAAGCTGGCATCTGTAGTGCCTAtgcatttttgagtttttacGGTTTCTTGTAGGTTCAATGATAAAAGCTTCAGTGAGCCATGTTCAATTATAATAAGAATACTATGTGAAGGATGATATACAAAAATAATCTTTTATTCCATGCTTTCTAGACTTCAGTTCTTGGCTGTTGGCATTTTCAAATCATTAAGGCTCTTAATAATGAATTTTAATCTTTTCCCAGGGCAATCGGCAGTCACTTGCAGACAGATTTGATTACGTCATGTACGGGAAACTGTATAGAATTTCCGATTGGTTCAGGACGTGGAACTAAAGCGTATGTATAACTACTTTTCAGGCATTAATTCTTTGTACGAGTCTTGGAGTCTCTTATACATGTTTACTGTTGATGACTAAGGAAAAAtgcaaataataattaatcttTATAGTTGCTGTTGATTCAAAAGTATAGCTCACCTAAGCGTGCATAATCCAATTAAAAGGTATAATATCCCCAAATGATTATAGGAGTTGAGTCTGATTTGGACTATATATCCATGCAGTATGGATGGTTTGAAACTGTTCTGTATAATATCCCCAAATGATTGTAGGAGTTGAGTCTGATGTGGACTATCCATGCAGTATGGATGGTTTGAAACTGTTCTGTTCTAGCAATTACTGTGGACAATGTTGTTCAAAGGGTGCCTAGGCACAATTCAGCCCAAAGTTTGGTGAGCTCAGTTGTGGTGCCTTAAGGTGCTCCaagtgtttcttctttttctttaactaAAGGTGCAGAAAAGTGTGTACAGATATACAAAGTTTTCCACTAAATAAATTGACCAGAGGTATGCTGGCATTGCAGTAATCTATTTTAGTAAACCTTTACATCGGGTTCTACTTTTGCCTTCGGGGACATAAATATTTCGTTTGGTGGGCTTCTGATGATGCTGAAGGGTGGTCCATCTCATTGCAACAAGTTTGAACTTGATCAGAGGCTGTATATCCTCCTGAGGAAGGTGTAAAGCTCTTATTAGATCGAAATTTTGTTAACTTAATAACCCTTCCCGTTATGGAAGCTTTGTCTTTACTTTGCCAAACTCCTAATTGTGTACATTGATATGTGATGATATGAACAGCTTTCAGTGTGTTGTTGCTAATGAAACTGGCTTGAGAAATATGCAGTTCTATTGATAGCTGGaaattccctttcttttctctattttggtttAAGCAAAATAGGTTGGAGGGGATGGTGGCACCCCCTGCCCGGAACCCTTGGTCTGcatatcttcattttttttttctcctctccaTCAAGTTTGTGCTTCCATCATGCTACATATCACACATCGTACAAAAATGGTGTGGCAAGGTCTAATAGCCGTTGGTTTAGTAGAATTTGTTTTCtctaattctatttttattcaattagtttagttaatttatatttagtttACCATCTCTCTATTGCTCtactttttagtggaaaaacaacaaaatcaatttaatttacTTCTCTGCACaataataagaattttatttagtaTCTACCACCTTTGGGATGcatatcttcattttttttctcctctccaTCAAGTTTGTGCTTTTATCATGTTACATATCAAACAAACATCCTACAAAAATAGTGTTGCAAGATCTAATAGTTGTtgggattttatttattttttattatttttttttaataaggaccGATTCAAAGGCTATTAGACCATGTTAGGTCAGTTTTATAAGATATTTGTTGGATGTTTGTGTTATGTTTGTGTCTTTTTCAGGGGCGACTGAGTTGGGAAAGAGGTTGTGTTCATCTTCTCCTGTGTTGTCGAACTCTAAGCTTTTCCAAAAATATTACCAAAAGGCTGGAGAAGCCAGAGAAGTGCATATGGATGAGAATCTTTTTGCTGATTCTATGGAGGCTTTGAGGCCAGCTCAAGGGCCGGGGTTTCTATCTCTGCTTCCGAGTGATCCAGCCGAGAAAGCAGCTGTTGTGCTTCCAGTGCAGGATAAGGGTAAGCCTCCCTCTCCAATGATGGGTTTTCTTCGGCGAGGGTTTCTCAACCTGAATCGGTCATGCCTGCATCGACTCTGGGTTCTCCTACCTCCATTATGGGAGAGGATTTCAGGGTGAATGGTTTGACCCAATTTCAAAAGTGGCCAGTAGGTTTTGGTCCGTCTGGGGAGGTGGTTGCGTGGGAACATGGTGACGAGGTATGGGATGGGGAGGTTTGTAACTTTCCTTACCCTTGTGTGTTTTATCTCCCGACTTGGCCTTGGATTGAGAGTTGGATAGTGATGAGGATATGAATCCGTCTTTGGCAATTTTGGAAGCCATTGAAGAAGACTTCCATCGAGGAGTTAAGACAATGCGTTCAGGGGTGACTGAGTTGGGAAAGAGGTTGTGTTCCTCTTCTCCTGTGTTGTCGACCTCTAAGCCGTTCCTAAAATATTACCAGAAGGATAGGAAAGCTAGAGAAGTGCATATGGATGAGAATCTTTTTGCTGATTTTATGGAAGCTTTGAGGCCAGCTCAAGGGCCGGGGTTTCTATCTCTGCTTCTTTGTGATGCAGCCAAGAAAGCAGCTGTTGTACTTCCAGTGCAGGATAAGGGTAAGCCTCCCTCTCCAGTGAGGGGTTTTCTTCGGCAAGGGCTTCTCAACCCGAGCCTGATTGTCACACATAAAGTGTCGGTCGTGCCTGCGTCGACTCTGGGTTCTCCTACCGCCATTAAGGGAGAGAATTTCAAGGTGAATGGTTTGACCCAATCTCAAAAGTGGCCAATAAGTTTTGGTCCGTCTGGGGAGGTGGTTGCGTGGGAACATGGTGACGAGGTATGGGATGGGGAGGTTAGTGACTCTCCTTACCCTTGGGTGTTTTATATCCCGAATTGGCCTTGGATTGAGAGTTGGATAGTGATGAGGATaaagaccaaaggtaggagggaAGTTTTAAATCTggtaagctccatcaactaaGGTGATTCTAGCGCGTCCTCCAGGCGTAGGAAAGGTAAGGCGCACATAGTGTAGGGTTGGGGTCTTCTGATGGTTTTGGGCTTGAGGGCTTGGGTTTTTAAGGGTTGTtaggttttctttcttgttgtaggCTACTTTGATAGTTCctatgtatacttcctgtgttcTAATTCGAACTATAATATCTTAGTGGATTTAGATGCTTAAGGACTCAAATCCGCCCGTTAATTCTTCTACTGCTTAATCAAATGTGGGCCCtttattttgaaacaaaaatttaagaTTCACCTGGTTTTTAAGATTTACAATGATatgaaaattttgttgaaacATCCAGTTTCAAAGTGGGAATGGTCATTGTTCCAAACAATTCAAGTTTCTTGTGAACTTAGATTCCACCATCAGAACAGTCTGGCCCAAATACTATGTTCTATTTAGTCGTAGGTTACAAGTATGATAGGTGGCTTGGTTAAGTTAGGTCATGTGTTGATGTCAAACCAAACCCACTTGTACTTAATTTAGTCTCTGTCTGCTTATTTTAGCTTTTTATTGTGCTCTGAGTCCCGTGCATTGCCATCTCAGATGTTCTTGTTTGTTACCCTGTAGTACTCATTTGATTTGGTTGGCTTTTCAGTTGAGTGATTTACACTCATAGCTCAGGTTCTTATAATGTGAATTCTTGTCttatgagaatattttgttttagtattgGGTTGCCATCATCAATTAATATCATATGTTTTGCAGACTGGGAAATGACGAGTCGACAGCCCAATCGACATCTGGCATTTTCATGTGTGCTGTATGCCAAGTTGACCTTGCTCCAAGTGAGGGCATCTCTGTTCATGCTGGAGGCATCTTCTCCACCAGCTCAACGCCCTGGCAAGGGCCTTTGTGCTGATTGTCGCAATAAGAAGGACGCAATGGAAGGAAAACGCCCCAGTGGAGTTAAAGTGGCGTAGCTCCTATATTGTTTACCCTATTGTTtaccttttaattctttttttttttggttgaaatctccATTTTCGTAGGCCAGCAATTGTTTGAATCTTGCTTCGATGTTGCATCAAATGTATATGTAGCATTCTAGTAATAGAAGTTTTAAGGTGCAACTGGATTGAGTAACAGTATGGCTTGACTGGAAACCAACTCTTTCATTGAATCTCCATCGAGTTCTTACTAAAATCCTATAACTTAAGGTTGCTAATGAAGATCTTTAGCAGTATCTAAAGATCTAGAATTACTACTTTGAAATGCAGGATTTATCTTATGGATTAACATATAGCAGATAATGAGAAGAAAGTTTAGAGACGAACTGTAAATATGAATTCAATTCCTGAAAAAGGACCGTCCATACAGTAGAAGGTTGAAGATAGTTGAAGTTGTAACACTTTCAAAACATGGCCATGTATGAAATTGCCTTAAATTTCGACAGCCTTAGCCGTGGGGCAGATATTGAATACTATTGGAACTCGTCAAAGGCACATGGCTCCAGTCAACGAGTCAACTGCATCTGCTAAGTGGGTCGGCTCCATAAATTTTGAACCTAAAGAAACAAGTTTATTtagtgtcatttttttaaaaaatttaaatattaattaaattaaatttatttaaatattaaaattttttttttctttaatatgtcaattataGCACTTTCTTCCatttgaaaaatgtattttaaaacttttttttttatatatataacttattagatatagaatgacttatcactttattcaaagacatgaaataataaaattaaaaaaaaaaattgaaataagttatataaaaattgatttatttgtaATAGAACATAATGCGAAAAAAATTTTTGGACATTGAAGACTCACCGATGAtgtaattctatctattatgcACAATGCAAACAATGAGGACTTATGTactttgaaaacttttttatatttttttaaacattcaattcaaataaatgttggagaaaaaattatgcacattgaactaatttcatgaatgtaaaaattgagcttttaaaaagagtaaataagtgaGACTATCGAATAATTTTATGGATGCCTTTTTTGaatgtgaataatgagactttcaatttgtaattatttttattatgattgatggccttaattagaaattatttattaaatttttaccatattaaagtCTTAAAATTCATTGTGGAAATAATCTTTATTGTACAGTTATTAAGTGGTGGCCGGCCTTAATTAAATAGTATTTTACTAACTTTTTACTATATTATAaccttaaaatatatttttagccttaatttattttttcaaaaatatatatatttattgtataattattagttgGGGAATTTGACAACCGCCTAAGTTGTCCGGTCGTCTCGTGCTCGAGCTGCCAGAGTCAACTCCACTGATTTTATTTCCTCAATACCCTACGCTTTCCCCTGATTATGATCCTCTTCTTTATGCCCCTCCACAGTTTCAAGATCCACAAATGAAACAGGCAAGCTTCCTGCTGCCCACCCTTGCATTACCCATTTCTCCGATGATAAGCCTCATGTGCgtcctcttcttttcctttcttgccACAAAATCCTTAGGTGCGGTCGTCGACCCACGCTTCCTAGCGTGCAGTGTCCCCAAAGCCTGTGGCGATGGCCAAAACATAAAATTCCCCTTCTACATCCAAGATACGCAGGAAAAGTACTATTGTGGCCAACGTGGATTCCAGATCTCTTGCAACCAAAATGACCAACCCACTATCATCATGGGCGATATCAACTACACCATCCACAAAATTTTCTACCAAAACGAGACCCTTCGCGTCTCAAACGCTGCCTTTTCTAATTCAAACACCAGTTGTTTTCCTTCAATAAAAAACATACCCTCTTCTCTTGTCCGATTTGAGCTAGTGCCAAAACAAAGCAATCTAAGTCTGTTCTATAATTGCAGCAATTCTTCGCTGCTTCACAGTTATGATTTACAGTCTTATGCCGGTTGTGATGGGGAAAACGTTGTGGCCCTGTCTGAAGACGACCCGAAGCTGGGGAACGTATCAAAGGAGTGCACGACTCGGGTGGTAGCACCCGTTGAAGCTTACGGGGGTGAGAGTGATGGGATTAGAGGGGCCCTGGAAAATGGGTTTCGGCTGAAATGGAAGGCCTCCAACTGCAGCATTTGTGAGAATAGCGGAGGGTTTTGTGGGTTCGTGTTCGACGACGACAACATTAACTACAGTAACCAGTGCTTCTGCGCCGATGGAGCTCATTATGTCGGCTGTAAAAATCCTGGtcagttttctctctctctctctcgaaacTAATTTTCCTCTTTCTCAGTCTTAGAAATTTAATATGAAAGTTGCTGGCCGCAGCATGtccacttaattaatattctaataaaacTTATGAGCTTTTTGGTCAAATGATTTTAGGAAGGCCCTCAACTCAAACTCTGCAAACTCCTTCTGACTtacaatttatataatttttttttttttttttttttgacgatagtgttatatatgagaaatgattcttacaCTTATTTATTATAACAGCcctacaacaagctgacgtgcctggtaatattttattattttttttgttttcttttattttctttttgtaaaaaaataataaaatattaccagccatatcagcttgttgtggggctattgtgataaatgagtgtaggaatcatttctcgttatatatatatataacacgaACACGTGCCTGATTAAAATACAatgctataaataaaaaaaaggagacaatatcaataaataaaaaaatgtaaacccTTTCACCAATATGTTATGGGATCGACACTGTGAGGTACGTAACttgatttatcaaaaaaaaaagaaaaagagaaaggtaCGTAACTTGAAAGCGCTTCTTTTATATGGACGAATATGGAAAGAGGCTTCCATTGTATTCTTAATAATTGAGTATTTATTATTTGTTCCAACAAGTAGTTTATATTCTCTCTTATATAGAtagtaatattaaaatattagtgtAGGTACGGTATAAGGTATTTTGGAGTTTTTCAAATTACATCTATACAACTagaattttcttataaatatattatgacGTAACGCTAAatcatataataaaatataaccgCATTCCTGTAGACAGTGGCGGACTTAGGCTTGTAAAATTGGaggggacaaaactaaaaaaaattaaaaattaaggggtaaaattttaattttttttttttgttggaaaaaaaaatttttagagaaaaattttgggcttgggggggccaggCCCTCCCTGGCTTCCATGTAGGACTGCCCCTGCATGTAGAAGTAGGTATATTATCGAACTACGTAAATTTatgtcttgattttcttttgttatttctcttttcgatttcatattattcattGTTATTGTGTACAGCAACATTATTTTTCACATTAATAAGAGGATTGTGTAactaaattccaaaaaaaaaacaaaaaaacaaaaccttgAGTGaagtaaatgtttttttttttttaatttttaattaagacaGCGcagttaataataataaaaatttgtattttttttttttttttggtttttttattccGTGAAAGTACGTAGTAGCGCAAATCATAATACAAAATACAGACACATGCATTCATGAAAATGCATTTAAATTTCTGTCCTTTCTTAATTACTAAACCTGTTAGGGATTGATCAAAGGCTGCCAATTTAGCTGCTTCACTTCAATCTTCATTGTTTAAACTAACATCTTTTATGTTTCTATCTTCTGTTGCCGTTGCAGGGAGTAACCAAAAGAAACGGGCGATAGCATTAGGTGAGATATCACTTCAAtcaaatttctttcttgttgagaTTAGTATTCTCATGTTTGCTTGGTTAGCTGACAGAACTCAAATTATTCTGTTTGGAGGTCATCTATAAATGATTCTTGGTTGATATATgtgtataaatttaaaatataataaaaacggAATAATAGCGgaagcaagaaagaaaagagaaagagaatttACGCGGTTCAGTCCATGACCTATGTTCACAAGCTAAAGTCTAAAGGGCTATAATGTGTTTAATGacttgattgtttacaatatatatgtccttatttatagttgaataagtcaaCTTATATttacaagtaaacctaaatcaACTTATACTAGGAAATACAAATCGACTTAAATtaggaaatataaatcaataatattatatttacaatatTTCTAACAATTCTATTGTATCTTCAACA contains the following coding sequences:
- the LOC133861396 gene encoding LEAF RUST 10 DISEASE-RESISTANCE LOCUS RECEPTOR-LIKE PROTEIN KINASE-like 2.1 is translated as MKQASFLLPTLALPISPMISLMCVLFFSFLATKSLGAVVDPRFLACSVPKACGDGQNIKFPFYIQDTQEKYYCGQRGFQISCNQNDQPTIIMGDINYTIHKIFYQNETLRVSNAAFSNSNTSCFPSIKNIPSSLVRFELVPKQSNLSLFYNCSNSSLLHSYDLQSYAGCDGENVVALSEDDPKLGNVSKECTTRVVAPVEAYGGESDGIRGALENGFRLKWKASNCSICENSGGFCGFVFDDDNINYSNQCFCADGAHYVGCKNPGSNQKKRAIALAALSAGVGVVMIVICCCFRRKFSFNKIIYFWKKETLNHQTIEAFLRNHGPIAIRRYNYSDIKKMTNFFRDKLGEGGYGGVYKGQLLDSCLVAVKVLKEARGNGEEFINEVASISRTSHVNIVSLMGFCFEGFKRALIYEFMPNGSLEKFIYKESPSKADRQLEWETLYKIALGIAQGL